The genomic stretch CCTCCAAAGTAAAATACCGTAGGGATTTGACCACTTTACGATTTTCCGTAACCATTTTTTCCAAATGAAGGGTCAAATGTGCCGAGTTCCAAAACGCAATGTCCACAAACTTCCCTTTTTGGGACACATTTAAATAGCAAATGGGCTGTTTGCCTGCATAAAAGCAAGGAATGCTCCATTTGTATTTCATGTCCACATCAGGAACAACAGACTCGATTACAGCTTTTAGGTGCAACAAAATGCTTCTGAAGGGTTCTTTTTGATTGAGGATATAGTCTTCGGCCGGGTTCACTCTGGTCAAATTTGAATTTAAGGAAGAATCCTAGTTACGTTTAAAAACCTTCTTTACCACCTGCATTAGCAGAACTGCCACAAGACCCACGACCAGCCCCACCAGAAAATCCTTCAGCAAAGAAGGAAAAGCGGGAAACAAATGGTGCAAGAATTCAATATTGTGATTAAAAATTCCGCCCGACACCAATAACAATGCAAGTGTTCCCACTATGGACAATCCCTTAATTATGATTGGAAGGCCTTTCACCAAGACCTTACCAACTTTATCGGAGAAACTGTCTGTTTGTTCGTTAAGGTTGATGAGCCGATAGCCATAATCATCCATACGCACAATAAGGGCCACAATACCATAAACCCCTACCGTGGCCAATAGCGCCACTACAGAAACTACGGCTATGCGCGTTACCAACGGTTCGTTCACCACGGTGCTCAGCGCAATGATCACAATTTCAATGGACAGTATAAAGTCTGTGATAATGGCTTGTTTTATTTTTTTCTTTTCCAGTTCGGGCAACTCCTCTTCGGGAATTTCGGTAGGGTCTTCGGCTACGCCCTTATCATCTCTATGAAAAATATACTCATAAATTTTTTCCGCCCCTTCGTACGCCAAGTAAACACCTCCCAATAAAAGAATGATCGTGATCGCGGTGGGCAGATAGGCGCTCAATAAAAATGCGACCGGGAGAATGATCAATTTGTTAATAAAGGACCCTTTGGTAATGGCCCAGAGCACTGGGATTTCCCTGTTGGACAAAAAACCTGTAGCCTTCTCGGCATTTACCGCCAAGTCATCGCCCAAAATGCCCGCCGTTTTTTTGGTTGCTACCTTGCTCATGGTCGCCACATCGTCCATAAGTGCGGAGATATCGTCCAAAACAGCGAAAAAACCTGAGGCCATAGAAGTATTTTAAAATTAATGATCCGTTGAAAGCAAAATAAATAAAACCATGGATAACAACCTGCACAAAAAGAATAAAATAACGAAGTAATATTAATTAACGCCCTCCATGGACATTAAGGTGGCCACCCAAATTATTACTGAGGAGAAAAAGATGCCTATGGTATTTGCGGCGAAAGCTTCACGTTTTTTCATTTTGAAAAGATACGCGGCTATACTTCCTGCGTAGACACCGGTACCAGGCAGCGGAATCATTACAAACAACACAATGCCCAAGAAACCGAAACGCTGTATTTTTTTTCCGGAACCTCTTTTTGCCCTTTGGCCGACGAATACGGCGGACTTTTTATAAAAACGCCATTTGACCAAATGCCTGTTGATATACTCCAAAAAGAACATCATTAAAGGAAATACCATTACATTGGCCAAAAAACACACAATAAATACGACGTACTCATTAGCTCCTTGGTACATACCGTAGGGAATGCCCACCTTGGCCTCGCCAAAAGGGGAAATACTCCAAAGTGCCGCTATGATCAAATCCTTGTGCAACGTACTGATATTTTAAGCCGACAAAATTAATCAGGAATTTACGTTCTACCTCTTTGGCAATCCTTAAATATTTATTAATTGTGATGAAAGGGACACGCTTAGGCCACGGAATAAAAAGAAGACCCATTGATGGCCTGATTAAAATCCGGCAATATTTTTTGGATATATTCTTGTGGGGTGTTTTCCGAGATTGATACCCATTTTTTATCGACATTGACATCAAAGTGGAAAGATGAAAAGTCAGCATCTACGTCCAATTTTGACAACAAGAACCGCATGATTCTTGGCCTAAGGCTGTACTCTAGATCGATACAGGTTCGTTGCATTGCTGGATTGTCATCTCCAGAAAATACCCAATTGAATTTCACTGGCTTTTGAGAGTTAGGGCATACAATATACTAAAAATCAGTCCACAGCCAACTTTTAGCAAATGTTTTTGGACAAAGAGTTATTCTTTACCGTCAACGTAGTTTTGTAGATAGGTATAGCGTTGTGTCAACTTTCCGTTTTGGGTCATAAGGGCCCTTTCCAAGATACCGTCTTTATCGCCATTGAAAAAGGAAGGTATCACATATTTGGAAAACGCATCACCAAAACCAACGCTGGCATCCCTTGGCAATTCGCAGGGCAGATTGTCCACGGCCATTACGGCAATGGCATCTTCATTTTTGAAATCAGTTTCCGTTTCGGATTGTGGGTCGTAACCATAAATGGGTTCCGCTATGGTAGATGAACGAACGGTGGATGCCACGGGGCCATCTATATCGCAACTGATGTCGGCCACCACTTTTATTTTGAATTCTTGTTGCTTGGCATCCTCTCGAGTATAAAGATAAGGAGCTCCGTCTCCATAAAAATGCCCCGCAATATAGAAGTCCGTCACTTTGGCGAAACGGAAAAAATCAGATCTGTATTCTCCTGGGTTTTTAAAAAAATCCGCTTTGCTGCCACGAACGGCATCTTTTCGTTTGTTATACTCAGAGGCATCTATCTGGCAATACACGGGTTCTTCAAATGAATCGTTCAGGTATTCGGATACGCTTACTTTTTTTAACTCCATGGCATCGAGCATTTCCTTGGCGCCATTGCCCACCCTACCCTTTCCGGTAAGTAGAATTTTAATGTTGGACAGTTGTATTTTTTTGAGTTCGGCGATCAAGGCTTGTTGGTCCAGAAGTGATTCCGCTTTGGGCAGTTGGAACAAATCGTACTTAAGTCCGTAGGCCCTGAACCCGTTGTAGGCTCCAACAATACCTGCGTAGCGACCAAAGGCCACCAATCTAGCCCCTTTGGCATTGGTAATGACTTCGTGATCATACAGTTCGATGTTTTTATCGAGTACGGCTTGGAGCAGTTCCTGGTTATAGGGCTGTTTTTTTATGGTATGGGAAAAAAAGAAATACTTTTTATTGGGAAGCAATGCATCAATAGGCACTTCCTTGACGCCGAGCAGCACTTCGCAGGTTTCCAAATCATTGACCACTTTTAGGCCTTTATCGGCATATTCTTGGTCAGAAAACACGCGAATGGGCGAAGATTCGACCAAAATCTCGGCTTTTGGAAATTTGGATAGGACATTTTGACACTCCTCTGGTGATAGTACCACCCTGCGATCTGGCGGGTTTTTACGTTCCCTGATGATTCCGAACTTCATATGGTGTTTTGGTATAATTATTGACCAAAATAAGGGGAAAAGGCAGGGTAAGCAAACTTTTTATTGTTTGATGGATATGCGTTACCTTTGCCGACCGCGTTAGGGATAGAGGTAGGTACCCTGCCTGCAGCAAGCAGGCATGTACGGCCGATAGCCCGACCGAGATTTTGCGAAGCAAGGTCTCGGGAACGCCCAAACTTCGATTCTGCTCAGTGCAGGGCTAAGTTCTTTGATAAAAAAGTGAGAGATTCCTGCCGAAGTTTATGCTGAGCGTAGACGAAGTGCAGGAATGACATTATGGGGCCGACCGGTTTTGACAGCAAGACCAATGGCGATGTAAGCATGCCGAGCGCTGGGATACAGCTCGTAAATCTCATGTTTCACACTTTTAATTGGCGAAAATAATTACGCTCTTGCCGCATAATCTGAATTATAGTAAGATTAGCCTCGTCCCTACAAGGTAGGGAAGCGAGATGTCCCTTGGTAGCCCTTGTTGACGGCGACCTTTTTAGGGGCACCAAAAAAGTCAACACAAGGGTGTTCGTTCGCTTTGGCGACACCTCTAAAACCTAAAGAAGCTAAGTGTATGTTAGGCCGTATCTGGTCAGGCATGCATCGAAAATCAAACAGATACTAAGCATGTAGAAAGCATGGTTATTGCTTGTTTGGACGAGGGTTCGAATCCCTCCGGCTCCACTACAAAAGCCACCTCCGGGTGGCTTTTTTTGTTTCGCTTTCGGGCTTCGAAGGCCAACGCGACAAGCTCGCCCCTTCGCTAAAAAGGTCTGCAAGACCTTTTCTTAACGTTTGGTCATCTCCGGGCTCTGCCCTGTTTTTTGATGACCCGAAAAACAACCAGAGCTTCTTTTATTACGGACCCTTAAAATTTGATGGGCTACTGGGCTGATTTTCGGCC from Flagellimonas oceani encodes the following:
- a CDS encoding DUF1801 domain-containing protein; the encoded protein is MNPAEDYILNQKEPFRSILLHLKAVIESVVPDVDMKYKWSIPCFYAGKQPICYLNVSQKGKFVDIAFWNSAHLTLHLEKMVTENRKVVKSLRYFTLEEIDQEVLVDVLQECYSLKHKGFYKR
- a CDS encoding DUF808 domain-containing protein; the protein is MASGFFAVLDDISALMDDVATMSKVATKKTAGILGDDLAVNAEKATGFLSNREIPVLWAITKGSFINKLIILPVAFLLSAYLPTAITIILLLGGVYLAYEGAEKIYEYIFHRDDKGVAEDPTEIPEEELPELEKKKIKQAIITDFILSIEIVIIALSTVVNEPLVTRIAVVSVVALLATVGVYGIVALIVRMDDYGYRLINLNEQTDSFSDKVGKVLVKGLPIIIKGLSIVGTLALLLVSGGIFNHNIEFLHHLFPAFPSLLKDFLVGLVVGLVAVLLMQVVKKVFKRN
- a CDS encoding COG2426 family protein translates to MHKDLIIAALWSISPFGEAKVGIPYGMYQGANEYVVFIVCFLANVMVFPLMMFFLEYINRHLVKWRFYKKSAVFVGQRAKRGSGKKIQRFGFLGIVLFVMIPLPGTGVYAGSIAAYLFKMKKREAFAANTIGIFFSSVIIWVATLMSMEGVN
- a CDS encoding NAD(P)-dependent oxidoreductase yields the protein MKFGIIRERKNPPDRRVVLSPEECQNVLSKFPKAEILVESSPIRVFSDQEYADKGLKVVNDLETCEVLLGVKEVPIDALLPNKKYFFFSHTIKKQPYNQELLQAVLDKNIELYDHEVITNAKGARLVAFGRYAGIVGAYNGFRAYGLKYDLFQLPKAESLLDQQALIAELKKIQLSNIKILLTGKGRVGNGAKEMLDAMELKKVSVSEYLNDSFEEPVYCQIDASEYNKRKDAVRGSKADFFKNPGEYRSDFFRFAKVTDFYIAGHFYGDGAPYLYTREDAKQQEFKIKVVADISCDIDGPVASTVRSSTIAEPIYGYDPQSETETDFKNEDAIAVMAVDNLPCELPRDASVGFGDAFSKYVIPSFFNGDKDGILERALMTQNGKLTQRYTYLQNYVDGKE